The following proteins are encoded in a genomic region of Panthera leo isolate Ple1 chromosome F2, P.leo_Ple1_pat1.1, whole genome shotgun sequence:
- the ZHX1 gene encoding zinc fingers and homeoboxes protein 1, giving the protein MASRRKSTTPCMVLASEQDPDLELISDLDDGPPVLTPVDNTRAESISSDEEVHESVDSDNQQNKKVEGGYECKYCTFQTPDLNMFTFHVDSEHPNVVLNSSYVCVECNFLTKRYDALSEHNLKYHPGEENFKLTMVKRNNQTIFEQTINDLTFDGSFVKEENSEQAEPTEVSSGISISKTPIMKMMKNKVETKRITVHHNSVEDVPEDKENEIKPDREETVENPSSSASESNTSTSVANRIHPGAASTVVTPAAVLPGLAQVITAVSAQQNSNLIPKVLIPVNSIPTYNAALDNNPLLLNTYNKFPYPTMSEITVLSAQAKYTEEQIKIWFSAQRLKHGVSWTPEEVEEARRKQFNGTVHTVPQTITVIPTHISTGSNGLPSILQTCQIVGQPGLVLTQVAGTNTLPVTAPIALTVAGVPNQTNVQKSQAPAAQPVAETKPATAAAPPPQLVKHESAVANPDSFGIRAKKTKEQLAELKVSYLKNQFPHDSEIIRLMKITGLTKGEIKKWFSDTRYNQRNSKSNQCLHLNNDSSTTIVIDSSDETAESPTVVTSQPKQSWNPFPDFTPQKFKEKTAEQLRALQASFLNSSALTDEELNRLRAQTKLTRREIDAWFTEKKKSKALKEEKMEIEESNAGSSKEEAGEASPRDESGAPKPGSTGKVCKKTPEQLHMLKSAFVRTQWPSPEEYDKLAEESGLARTDIVSWFGDTRYAWKNGNLKWYYYYQSANSSSVNGLSSLRKRGRGRPKGRGRGRPRGRPRGSKRMNNWDRGPSLIKFKTGTAILKDYYLKHKFLNEQDLDELVNKSHMGYEQVREWFAERQRRSELGIELFEENEEEDEVIDDQEEDEEETDDSDTWEPPRHVKRKLSKSDD; this is encoded by the coding sequence ATGGCAAGCAGGCGAAAATCCACAACACCCTGCATGGTCCTTGCCAGTGAGCAAGATCCAGACCTTGAGTTGATATCAGATTTGGATGACGGTCCTCCTGTACTTACACCTGTAGACAACACCAGGGCAGAGAGTATCTCAAGCGATGAAGAAGTTCATGAATCTGTGGATTCTGacaatcagcaaaataaaaaagttgaaggTGGCTATGAATGTAAATATTGTACTTTTCAAACCCCAGATCTAAATATGTTTACTTTTCATGTGGATTCAGAACATCCCAACGTAGTGCTAAACTCATCCTATGTTTGTGTCGAATGCAATTTTCTTACCAAAAGGTATGATGCACTTTCTGAGCATAATCTGAAATATCACCCAGGAGAGGAGAATTTTAAGTTGACTATGGTGAAACGAAATAACCAGACAATCTTTGAACAGACAATAAATGATCTGACCTTTGATGGGAGTTTTGTTAAAGAGGAGAACTCAGAGCAAGCTGAACCAACAGAAGTCTCTTCAGGAATATCTATCAGTAAAACTCCAATTATGAAAATGATGAAGAATAAAGTAGAGACCAAACGGATCACAGTTCACCACAACTCAGTGGAGGATGTTCCTGaagacaaagagaatgaaatcaaaCCGGATCGTGAAGAAACTGTGGAAAATCCAAGTTCTTCGGCTTCTGAGTCTAACACGAGCACTTCCGTTGCGAACAGAATACATCCAGGTGCTGCCAGCACCGTCGTGACGCCAGCAGCGGTTCTTCCTGGGTTAGCACAGGTGATAACCGCCGTCTCGGCCCAGCAGAATTCCAATCTGATTCCCAAAGTCTTAATCCCTGTTAATAGCATTCCTACCTACAATGCTGCATTGGATAACAACCCCCTTTTGCTTAACACCTACAACAAATTCCCTTACCCGACAATGTCAGAAATTACTGTTCTCTCTGCTCAAGCAAAATACACAGAGGAACAGATCAAGATATGGTTTTCAGCCCAACGCCTAAAACATGGTGTCAGCTGGACTCCTGAGGAAGTAGAGGAGGCGAGAAGAAAACAGTTCAACGGAACAGTACACACTGTACCTCAGACCATAACTGTTATTCCCACCCACATTTCCACAGGGAGTAACGGTTTACCATCCATTTTACAGACATGCCAAATAGTTGGTCAGCCAGGTCTGGTCCTTACACAAGTGGCGGGAACAAACACCCTGCCGGTGACAGCACCTATAGCCTTGACAGTGGCAGGGGTTCCGAATCAAACAAATGTGCAAAAGAGTCAGGCACCTGCCGCGCAGCCCGTTGCAGAGACAAAGCCGGCGACGGCAGCCGCTCCCCCTCCTCAGCTTGTCAAACATGAAAGCGCGGTGGCCAACCCTGATTCGTTCGGCATTCGGGCAAAAAAGACGAAAGAGCAACTGGCAGAACTGAAAGTTAGCTACCTTAAAAATCAGTTTCCCCACGATTCAGAAATTATCAGACTTATGAAGATCACAGGCCTGACtaaaggagagattaaaaaatggtTTAGCGACACAAGGTACAACCAGAGAAATTCAAAGAGTAACCAGTGCTTGCATCTCAACAACGATTCCTCCACCACGATCGTCATAGACTCCAGCGACGAAACCGCGGAATCCCCAACCGTTGTCACTTCACAGCCCAAACAGTCCTGGAATCCTTTTCCCGACTTTACTCCCCAGAAGTTTAAAGAGAAGACTGCAGAGCAGCTTCGTGCTCTTCAGGCAAGTTTTCTCAACAGCTCCGCACTTACAGATGAAGAATTAAATAGGTTAAGAGCGCAAACCAAACTTACCAGAAGGGAGATTGACGCTTGGTTTacagagaagaagaaatcaaaagctttaaaggaagagaaaatggaaatagaggAAAGTAATGCAGGTAGTTCCAAAGAAGAAGCTGGAGAAGCTTCTCCCAGAGATGAATCTGGTGCACCTAAGCCCGGGAGTACAGGCAAGGTGTGTAAAAAAACACCCGAGCAGTTGCACATGCTTAAAAGTGCATTTGTCCGAACGCAGTGGCCGTCGCCAGAGGAGTATGACAAGCTGGCTGAAGAAAGCGGGCTTGCGAGAACAGACATAGTTAGTTGGTTTGGGGACACCCGTTATGCTTGgaaaaatggaaacttaaaaTGGTACTATTACTATCAAAGCGCCAATTCGAGTAGTGTCAATGGCCTGTCTTCCCTaaggaaaagggggagagggaggcccaaaggaaggggaagaggaagaccGCGCGGGCGGCCGAGAGGGAGCAAGAGGATGAACAACTGGGACAGGGGGCCATCactcataaaatttaaaactggaaCTGCAATACTTAAGGATTATTACCTGAAGCACAAATTTCTTAACGAGCAAGACCTTGACGAACTTGTTAACAAATCACATATGGGCTACGAGCAGGTCAGAGAGTGGTTTGCAGAAAGACAGAGGAGATCAGAGTTAGGTATAGAATTAtttgaggaaaatgaggaggaagATGAAGTCATCGATGATCAGGAAGAGGACGAAGAAGAAACCGATGATAGTGACACTTGGGAACCCCCACGACATGTGAAGCGGAAGCTTTCTAAATCAGATGACTGA